The DNA sequence AAGTATTCGGGGATTTTGTTCGTGCTGCTTGCCGACCAATACACCTAATAACTTTAACCTTATCAATTAAGAAACACAAACTAATAAATTAAACAACTGGACTGTAATTATATAATTAACCTGATTAAGTACTATATTAATTACCTTCCACCCTTTTGGAATCGTTTAACCTTCATAGGTGAAGTCAGTTGTAACCTCCTCCCTAAATGTTCATTGGAGAGGTGGTACCAGCCTCATAAGTTCAAGTGCCACACCCCATGAATATTTCATCTTCTGTTTGTCTTCCCAGTTCAGTGCCTCGCCCGATTTTTTTGAGCTTGCGATCTCCAATTGTCCtataacaacaaaataaaaatttcatcatGTAAATATATACCAATTTCCAATTTAAAGAAGATCTCTATCAATTTTAATTAAGGGATGGTTTAGTTGTTGTCCCTAGTCtttaagggtgtgtttgtttgaccTCATTAAATGGGATTGGACTGGACTGGATTACTTCCTAGTGTAGTCCCATGTTTGGTCCGTGCTGGGACTAAGTTAAATGAGATTAAAGGGGATTCGCGTGGACTATCGGCCTCGCTAGAAGTTCTTGGCGAGACCCTCCCCCAACCATGGGACTCGCTAAgaccttctttgctttgctCTTTCCGCTTGGCGCTTGGTCCCTTCCGCTTCGCCCCTCCCATCTACTTCTTCTTCCCTACTCTTATCTACTTTTTCCCCACAGCTTGCATACagacaaagagagagaaagagaagaaggagaagaagaagagccgCATAAAGAGGGCAAAGGGGAAAAGGTTTTGTTATGGGCTACTGGGTGAGAAGAAGATGGAGGTCTGATTCTCCAATTTtcctgttttttattttatttatgggaTTAATATGTTTGGATTCTGAGAAATCGTTCAACCCTTGTCGCTAAGGTTCTAATCCTCTGTTTGTTTACACCCATTTGAAATTGCAGAATCTAGGGCAAGCAAGGACAGCGGTCATCAATGGATCTAAAGTCGAACTGGGTGACCTCGAAGATAACTTCATGGgtatgtttaatttttgttttggtgaAATGGGTATGTTTTGAATAGTTGTTTTCATGTTTGATTACTGTTTTTTCAGTGTTTTATGCATTTTGGTTGTCAGATTTTTGGTAGTTGATGAATCCAATGttgggaaatcgaaagtgaacTGTGTTCGCCAAATTCTCCAAGAATTGCTTAAATTTAGCTTTGTATCTCGATTTTTCGATTGTGTTCTACCACAAAGATTGTCAATTTTGTGTGTAATTTTTTGTCTGTTTTGTCTGTAATTTTAGTTTTCTTGAGTCAGTAGTGGCTAAGTGGTACGAGCGGGTGGTAGGTGATTAGCGCCGTTGAAATTGTTTATGTACTTTGCAATGGCATTAGTCTGGTGTACTGAGCTGCAAATTTTGATTAGAAATGTAGTATGAAAGACAGAATTGTGTGTATCAGCATGCTCGTCTATTTCCTATCAAGTGTTCTTCCTAATGTTATTACTTTGTGAAATGATCAAATGAGGATTACTTCTTAGTCTGAGCAAACACCAAAttggtgaacagtactgttttcattatcctgcttcttagtccgacattgcaccaaacgcttcactaagctagtccagcttagtctagtctaagccagtccagcttagtccctatAGCTAATCCAGTCCaagacagtccggtgcaacaaacgcaccctaattgTTATAAACTCAAACCTTATGCATTTTAGGTTTTAGATTGAAGTCCCTCTCCACATAAATAgcataataataaaagagatgTAATAATATCAATAAAGACTCAAACTGTTATTATACTTTCATTTACACCACCAATTTAATTATTGAAATTTGCTTATGAGTTTCattttcaacaacaacaaaaattgcTTATGGGTGCATTCtagatttattttattttattttataatatgagtacatttatataataaaatttgggtacattttacatataaaaaattggtacatttatataaaaatgtaTATACATTTCACAtacaaattgtcacatcccggcccgggctccaccacattccgggcTCAACTCccccgtagcacgatattgtccgctttgggcctcgaccatgccctcacggttttatttctgggaactcacacgagcagaattttccagtgggtcacctatcatgggattgctctcgcgcgaactcgcttaacttcggagttccaatggaacccgaagccagtgagcttctaaaaggcctcgtgctaggtagagatgagaatatacatataaagcttacattATCCACTCTCTtaagcgatgtgggatgttacacaaacaattggtacattttatacaaaaaaagagaggttgtttttatataaattaaatgggtacattttatataaaaaaacaagaggtatattttatatataaaaaaacaatgggtacattttagattaaaaaaaaatagattgtgcattaaaaaatgggtacattttacataaaagGAATGGtacttacaaaacaaaaaaaaaattggtacattttgcatgtaacaaagtggtacatttttaaataaaaatggatacgttaaaaataaattatgggtacaaataaaaggttaaaataaaaggttaaaaaattatgagtacaaataaaagtttaaaaatatgggcacaaaaagaaattattaaatgggtacaaattaaaactgaaaagaaaattggtacaatttaaaaaaggggttgcaaattaaaaatgggtacaaactagaaatagaaatatatgatacaaagtttagccataactataaatataccaaatgtaacatttctaacactaaatgaatatattcagAAATACAAttgaattgaaaagaaaacaaaatttaattatcttgacatgtaaatattttattattgaaataattaatgacctTATTAAAACGTAAGGACcttgattaaaaattaaaaatgaataaggCCTTAATCAATGAAGTCGAAAAAataaggatgagaacctaatttcttctttaattaattacctgTACAGACTTTGTCACATATTTCATTCAGGCCTTTATGCGAGAGATACTTGACGAGCAAACTTGTAGCCATTGAAGGTGAGTGAAATCCACCCGCCATCAAACCCGTTACTTTATCAGCAACTTCATTCTCCGGCATGAACCTTCCAGTCGGGTCCGGGTTAAATAGTATGAAAGACAAGGTGTCGTGCATTTGGACTCCTCTGGAAGCAGCCGCTTTCTTCTCCTTAATCAACAACAAAACCTCCTTCCTCATTGCGTTCGCCGCCTCCAGCATCtatcttctaaaaaaaaaaagagttataTATGAACACAATGGAGGCTCTCTTCCTTTCTCTACAACATACAGTCCcatgttattattattactcAATGCTCTTGCTCTCATCATTTATGCATTCAAGTTTAAACCTTCCAAAACTAAACCTCCACCGGGTAGTTTAGGATGGCCGATTATAAGCGAAACAACCGCCTTCATGAATGAGATGCAACAAACGTTTGTgggagaaaaaatgaaaaaacactCCACAAAGCTCTTCAAAACCAGCATATTCTGCGAGCGGATGGTTGTTTTATGCGGCACTGCCGGTCACAAGTTCATTGCCACCAACGAGGAAAAGCTTTTAGGTAGGAAGAGCGGCACTTCCACATAAAAGCTTTTcctggttggtggcattgaACTTGTGACCGGCAGTGCCGCATAAAACAACCATCCGCTCGCCGAATATGCTGGTTTTGAAGAGCTTTGTGGAGTGTTTTTTCATTCTTTCTCCCACAAACGTTTGTTGCATCTCATTCATGAAGGCGATTGTTTCGCCTATAATCGACCACCCTAAACTACCCTGTGGAAGTTTAGTTTTGGaagatataaacttgaatgcatAAACAATGAGAGCAAGCGCATTgagtaataataataacataGGAATGTATGTTGTAGAGAAAGGAACGAAGAGAACCTCCATTGCGTTCATATATATCTCTTTTTTTATAGAAGATTGATGCTTTTATGGTATGGAGGCTGCCAAGCTTCCCTTTAGGCGTTGTATATTTTACTTCGCGTCCACACTTGGGCGAACCTTAACCAACCATTAATTTTGGGATTTAATTACCAATGATGCTATTCTTACCCAGTGTTCAAAATATTCACAAAATTGACGATGTTTCGGTAGAAATATCTGAAAAAAATTAAGGATCAATATAAGAAAGGGGATTAATGCAAACTTCACTCTTTATAGGCGAGATATAAGAAAATCAATGAATCTTTATAAATTTACCGATTCACTAAAGAAAATTTGCCGAAACGCATGGTATCCATTTTTTCATTTACGAATTTCAATCTagaacctctcacttacaagcgaaagataaatattattagaacgtagtactaaatgacctTACACTGACTTAAAATAATTTGTTAAGACTAGCTTTTAatagaattttattttataatgaaGAGGTAATTTTCCAATCATGTAAGTGTGACCCACTAGTTGCTCCCTTATTTCTCTCATTTTCCATTTAGTGCTTGTCCTTTAATCGTATGAAAAACTAAAGTAGTATTGCACCTGGTGAAGGGAGCTTGCCCATTGTCATCAGTTTCTCCAGAGAAAAACCTGATGAGAAGATTCCTGTCGGCAATGGAGAGAGGACAAGTGCGTTGATATCACCGGAGCGTTTGTGTCAAAATATGACATGTATAAAATAAACTTTAAGATGTTGATATATTATTAACACAAGACGCTACAATAACAATGTACGTATTCGTGCTAAGTGATTCTTCCCCTCTCCTTGTACTCGTCTTACTTAGCATCTGATAAACTTTATAGGTATGGTCTATCACTAATATTATCGATATTGTCCTAACTTAACCACCTATTCCTAGGTGTtgaattttatcacaaaaagcaTCGATGATATTAAAAGTAAAAAGTCTCGTATATTAATTGTATAATATGCTACACGTCTCACGTACAATTTCGCATGCCGGGCAGCCAACAAGAAGCAATCAGACACTTCACTCCATAAAAATTGTGTATTACAAGATAACTTTGACAAATTCTGGTCCATAAATACTTCAAATACATGAATTCATTATTTTCTACACGTCTACATATATCAAAATATGCTCAGGCTATAcactgaaaaataaaatgtctGAACGAGAAGTGCACTTCACACGAAGGAATCAAGTAAAACCCCCAGTCACCTCGAAATATTCCGACGACTACATCTTCATTCTACCGGGAATtcattaaaatgacaaaattcaCAACACTATTGTTGGCTATAGTAACCACCCTGTTGCGGAGGACGGTATTGACCTGGAATGGTGTAAGGAGGTCGAGGGTGCGATCCGGGTTGTTGTGCATGGGCATTGTAGTATGGACCCCTCCACCCTGGATAAGCAGGTTGACCATAGTCATGGTTTGCAGGTGGCTGTTGCTGGGTGTGTGGAGGTGGGTACGGACTACCAGCTTGAGGAGGTGGGTATGGACTACCAGCTTGAGGAGCGTATGGACTGGTAGGTTGAGGTGGCACAATGTAAGGAGATGGCATCTGCTGCGTTGAGCTATAGGGGGGAGGGTGAGAATATCCAGCCATTGCTGGCTGCTCAGGAGGATGGTAGTACGGTGGTGTTTGAGAACGAGGATCTGTTGGCTGTTGTGAACCAGATCTCTGAGCTTGATGTCCCACAGAAGGATAGTTGTTGTCGTATGCACCTGTGGTTTTAGTATCCTGGAAACTGAGGCCTGCCATTTGTTTGTGCACATCTTCAATCATTTCCTTGCACTGGATGTTTCTAGTCATCACAAAGTCACTGCACTGCTGCTTTACATTCGTTATTGCATCCTGTTGAAAATGGACAAAGCAATCAACCACTGGAACACTGGACATGAAGTCATGGAAATAAGTTCTCAAAGAAAACTATGTGAAGATTGATAGCATGCTGTCACAACAGACACCGGAAAAGATCcacccagaaaaaagaaaatagtgcGCTCAAATAGTTATAAGCGCACATTATTGAAATTACCTGAAGAGTAACGTAGAACTTTAAGCCCTCATTTATATTCTCCTTAATTTCGCGGAACTTTGCTATGGCAGCTTGAATCTGCTTGTAACATTTCTCACGAGATGCTAGAACaaaatgaaaaggaaacaaacaGGAAAAAGATAAGAATACACTCCACTTTAATTATTATATGCAAAAAGATGGCATCACAGAAGCAAGGAAATAGATTTTATGTCATGAGACAGTCGGACAACTTCCCCACAAGCATTTACCATGGTCATGAAGGGGTAGGATAATACAACCAATGAACATCTATGATTAAATAATGCATCGAAAGATGATACCTTAAAGCATACAAACCATTTacgaaaaattaaaagaatagcCCACTCCCTAAAAGATCTACCTTTATAATCTTCTAGATTGAAGATTGCagcaaactcatcattttgggcCTGCAGATGACAAACACACATTTTGAAAATGAGATATTTAAGCGCTAAGATCCATTTCCATTTATTTAGGAATATTATACAAGGAAAGGAATTTTCAAAACTCATAGCAAATACTATAGATGAATTTTCAATACATGAAATGACAGACAGGCGACAGCTCACTGGTAAGCAAACTGGCTTGATTTGACAAAGGcatttctttttttcatttttttttaagaaaaagaatAACAGGGTAGTAGTATAGCATATATTTTCTCAGCAGAGCTTCCAATTGGTACGTTGATTACCAATTGCACACTCGAAACAGATGCTGGGAGGAAAAGGGAAATTGAAGAAATATGCATAAAGAAAGTCCAACAAAGATTAGAAAAGAAACGGACCTGGATTTGTAGCAATAATTGTTCTTGTGCCTCAATATTATGGGCAATGTCTTCACTTATATTATCATATTTAGATATCTCCTTCCTGAAAAGATCCTCATAGGAGCCGGTTGACGTCATCAACTTAGGAAGTATATCATCCTGAGGccacataaaaataataagcaCACAAAGCACTAAACTTAAGAACCAAGGCATCATTAACAATTGACAAAGCTGATCATGAATTGCtgattgaacaaaaaaaaaattctcaaaaagtTGCATCcaatatcaaataatcaaataatcaaCGTACCTTTCTTTTCATCTCTTTAAGCATGTCTTCAAGACCAGCTCGTTGAGCACCAAGGGTTTCCAGTTGCCTCTGCATTGAGTACAGAAAGTTAAAAATgcaaaaataacaaaactagTAATGGCCAAACCACTCATGTTAGAAGTTTAGAAAACAAGTTTAATCTATTCTCCAGTACAATGCAAAAGGAAAACTAGGTCTGagtttatacatatatatgcgcGTGTGTGCTGGGAGAGTACTTCATACAAGTAATCAAATTCAAACCACACAACATATGAAACTAACATTTAATAAAATTGATACAACAATATGCCTACATTCAGATAAATATGAGATGAACCACTACGCTGTCATGGGGTTATAATCGTTTTCTTTCAAATATTAAACTGATCCAAAAGCAATAAATCACTTGCATCAACTAAGTAATCAGGACAAATTTCACCACAATCAgacagagagaaaagaaaaggcatGTCATAAGACATAAATCCATAAAACAGACAGGAATAACCATACAAGTTATCATGCAACCTTTATACAGacgaagtaaaaaggggtgaaAAACTTACCAAGCTCTGCTTCAGGGCCCCCAAAATAGCATCTTCATTGGCATCCAAAGACATTATTGGCCTAGCCAGAGTTGGGAGGGCAGATTCAATCTGTGAGAAGAAAGAACATAAAACCATTTAGAAAGCCACAACACCGACATACAGGAGATACATGATTCAAATATACTAAGCCTGATTAACTTATGAACTTCCAGAGAGAGAGACGGACAGGAGGAAGATAATtaggagaacaaataaggagcATGTCAATATGAAAGactaaacatattaaaatgagAGGAGAAGAATAAATTAATGAAATCAAACAATTGTTGGTGGATTGGATTGTATTATTAACATTGGTTAAGAAACGAGGACaaacgaaaaacaaaaacacttcCACCTATGATGGACAAACGTTCCATGTGcatataaattttattaaaatgaacAAGAATATAAAATCCAAAATGAAATAAATGAATTAAGACATATAAGAGGACACTTGggaaacatgaagaagaagaagagttccAAGAGAATTACCGGACGACGATCAAGGATTGACATGAGAGCTGAATGTTCTCGGACCGAGCGCTCGATCCGAGCATCACTATCTGCAGCTTGCTTCAAGTTGCCTGCAAACCTATTTAGCCTATCCTGTAAGTTCTTTGTCAGAGTACTTGACTGCGGCCTCGTCCACCGGGTTCCAAATTGGCTTCTAAACTGAGCATCTTCTCTGGCTTCTTTCTGCAAGAGTTCCTCAATATGTACCAAAATTTCCTGGTTTACTCTTTTCAAATCCCTAAGCTGCTGTAACTCAGCTTCCAAACCAGCAGGACCTCCACATAACTGCACTGCCTCCACATCTTCTTTAAGATCTGTAGGAAGAGTAAAATTCCCTTCCAAGGCAAGAATAGACTCCGGAAGGTCCATTTCCTTAAGCCTTACTCTGGTCAGTTCACTGGCTTGTTGTAACTTCTCTGCTTGTGTTCTGATAATGTCATCAACCATTTCAGTGTACCTAGAAAGAGCTTTTGCACTACTGTCTGGAACAAGACTGGCAAACATCTTCTCCTTGCTCGCATCCAGGACCTCGCTCATTGCCAAAGGCTTCACCATGGAAAATGCCGGAAGAGGTGGTAAGGAACCAAGGGAAGGAACCCTCATGAGATAAACTCTATCATTCTCCTTCACAGCCCTCTCCAGGTTACGGTTCAGATTGACCTCTAACTTGCTAATTGCGTCCAGAATCTGTGCAGCAGCCCCCTTTGTGTTTTTCTTAGCCTCAGACAAAGCACTGATCCCACTCTTTAACCGTGCAATTTCTTCTGCAATCTCATCTTTCTCATGCAACTCTAGACCATACCTATAGCAAGCTTCTGCATAAAAGAGAGCTGCCTTTAACTGCATGTGTGATATCCAGGCCCTGTCAAAATGCTGGTTCAAGGGCGGAGCATTACATGTCACTAAAGCTTCCTCGTAATACAGCCCAACCTGTAACCACATCAGTGTCAAATCAATTCATAACAAAATcaagtgggtcagtaaaacttGTATTGAAACATTATTTCTCCATTCAAGGAAAACCCGAAAACACAGTAGTCCAGAGGTAACTAAAAGTTAAGATTCCGAGAGTATTAATCAAACATAGTCTTTGGTTCAATATAATTTATATGGTATTTGATGAAAGCGAGGTAAAATCCACACTTGCAAACAGAATACCGAAAGCAATCAGCTTTCCAACAGCCATACGATCCATTTTCCTCTCTGCTACCACaacttttaaaataaatggcAAAATTAACATTTGCATAGCAGAATCACTTCACTCAAACACACCCACAGTTGCagttcaatcaatcaatcaatattAAGTTCTACCTACACTATTAAAACCCAATCTGTAATCAATCAAACAAGCACAATACAATCCTCACCTGCCTCGAGATCTTGGCGCAAACACCCGGCGTGCTCCCTTTGGCAATCGTATTCTCAAAGACGCACTCTTGGGCCTGAGCCAGGATCAGCCTCTCCAGCATCCCAGCGCACTCCACCGACAAATCCACCGTCGTGGAG is a window from the Malus domestica chromosome 16, GDT2T_hap1 genome containing:
- the LOC103402624 gene encoding vacuolar-sorting protein BRO1; translation: MASSASGTATHVMLAIFEKKTTQIDLYRPLRNYIAFNYSEREAQNLEDDLQTVKQLRSDVERQPDPSLTTRRDLLQNYFKTLCLVETRFPISPDKDHINTVTFVWHDAFKNKQKASQQNIHLEKAAVLFNLGAVYSQIGLSYDRTTVDGRRQASHAFIAAAGAFAFLRDNAATKASIGSSTTVDLSVECAGMLERLILAQAQECVFENTIAKGSTPGVCAKISRQVGLYYEEALVTCNAPPLNQHFDRAWISHMQLKAALFYAEACYRYGLELHEKDEIAEEIARLKSGISALSEAKKNTKGAAAQILDAISKLEVNLNRNLERAVKENDRVYLMRVPSLGSLPPLPAFSMVKPLAMSEVLDASKEKMFASLVPDSSAKALSRYTEMVDDIIRTQAEKLQQASELTRVRLKEMDLPESILALEGNFTLPTDLKEDVEAVQLCGGPAGLEAELQQLRDLKRVNQEILVHIEELLQKEAREDAQFRSQFGTRWTRPQSSTLTKNLQDRLNRFAGNLKQAADSDARIERSVREHSALMSILDRRPIESALPTLARPIMSLDANEDAILGALKQSLRQLETLGAQRAGLEDMLKEMKRKDDILPKLMTSTGSYEDLFRKEISKYDNISEDIAHNIEAQEQLLLQIQAQNDEFAAIFNLEDYKASREKCYKQIQAAIAKFREIKENINEGLKFYVTLQDAITNVKQQCSDFVMTRNIQCKEMIEDVHKQMAGLSFQDTKTTGAYDNNYPSVGHQAQRSGSQQPTDPRSQTPPYYHPPEQPAMAGYSHPPPYSSTQQMPSPYIVPPQPTSPYAPQAGSPYPPPQAGSPYPPPHTQQQPPANHDYGQPAYPGWRGPYYNAHAQQPGSHPRPPYTIPGQYRPPQQGGYYSQQ